From Paenibacillus sp. V4I7, one genomic window encodes:
- the panC gene encoding pantoate--beta-alanine ligase has protein sequence MEVIHSIADLRSRIRDYRRKNDQSVGFVPTMGYLHDGHASLLRKARTQSGLVVLSIFVNPLQFGPGEDFERYPRNTERDLQLAEAAGVDLVFMPSVSEMYPTPTRTTVSVTGLTSRLCGASRPGHFDGVATVVSKLFHIVQPDQAFFGLKDAQQVAVIEQMVQDLNLGIEIVPCPILREADGLAMSSRNVYLSEEERKHALVLSQSLQKAKAFVESHTTFTPQELESLVSQHIATTPLALIDYVEVLAYPTLEPFENSHHTQSIIIALAVKFGKTRLIDNLILQVGK, from the coding sequence ATGGAAGTTATTCATTCAATTGCTGATTTGCGTTCTCGTATAAGGGACTACCGACGCAAGAACGACCAATCTGTTGGGTTTGTGCCGACAATGGGTTATTTACACGATGGCCATGCAAGTTTGCTGCGCAAAGCACGTACTCAAAGTGGACTTGTCGTGCTAAGTATATTTGTTAATCCGCTCCAGTTCGGTCCAGGTGAGGATTTCGAGCGGTATCCGCGAAATACGGAACGGGATTTGCAATTAGCGGAAGCCGCGGGCGTTGACCTAGTGTTTATGCCATCTGTGAGCGAAATGTATCCGACACCGACGCGCACTACGGTCAGTGTGACAGGTCTTACCTCCAGACTTTGCGGAGCATCGCGCCCTGGGCATTTTGATGGGGTCGCAACTGTCGTTAGCAAGTTGTTTCATATTGTACAGCCTGATCAAGCGTTTTTTGGTCTGAAGGATGCCCAACAGGTTGCTGTCATTGAGCAAATGGTGCAAGATCTCAATCTCGGCATCGAGATTGTTCCATGTCCTATTTTGCGTGAAGCAGATGGGCTGGCCATGAGCTCGCGCAATGTGTATCTTTCTGAGGAAGAGCGTAAGCATGCTTTAGTTTTGTCTCAATCCTTACAAAAAGCAAAGGCATTTGTAGAATCACATACAACTTTCACACCACAGGAGCTCGAAAGCTTGGTCAGCCAACATATTGCGACTACACCTTTAGCTCTGATTGACTATGTAGAGGTACTAGCTTATCCGACATTAGAACCTTTTGAAAATAGCCATCATACCCAATCTATTATCATTGCTTTGGCTGTCAAATTCGGCAAAACGCGTTTGATCGATAATTTAATTTTACAAGTAGGGAAGTGA
- the panD gene encoding aspartate 1-decarboxylase, whose translation MFRTMMKAKIHRATVTEANLNYIGSITIDEDLIDLVGMLPNEKVQIVNNNNGARLETYIIPGPRGTGVICLNGAAARLVQTGDTVIIISYAMMTDEEARKHQPTIAIMGENNKVAQLLKEEEHSTIL comes from the coding sequence ATGTTTCGAACAATGATGAAAGCTAAAATACACCGGGCAACCGTTACGGAAGCGAATTTGAATTATATCGGAAGCATTACGATTGATGAAGATTTGATCGATTTGGTTGGTATGTTACCGAATGAGAAAGTGCAAATTGTGAACAACAACAATGGTGCACGTCTGGAAACGTATATAATTCCGGGACCTCGCGGCACAGGTGTGATTTGTTTAAATGGGGCTGCAGCTAGGTTGGTTCAGACCGGTGATACGGTTATTATTATTTCTTATGCAATGATGACCGATGAAGAAGCTAGGAAGCATCAACCAACGATTGCCATTATGGGCGAAAACAATAAAGTTGCGCAGCTTCTCAAAGAAGAAGAGCATTCCACCATCCTTTAA
- a CDS encoding tetratricopeptide repeat protein: MFKHLFSTMNEVLEEIQKEYPNSDVEKKAELDEQLQVLKTMSDEFIEAWLLFEEKLGKFYGAVPMSTQTLHDELMDLDVSGKQTDEFMRGQGYYKLYMYDQAIKEFEVLIQRQPDFLLARVYLAMGHLRKGEFGEAYQHFKFLLPLTDNTKMKAISYNAMGCIQVQNQNMEKAFEYFQKAYHTDPSCMEPLINLDES, from the coding sequence ATGTTTAAGCATTTATTTTCCACAATGAACGAGGTTTTGGAAGAAATCCAAAAAGAATATCCGAATAGTGACGTGGAAAAAAAGGCGGAGCTCGACGAACAATTGCAGGTGTTGAAAACGATGAGCGATGAGTTCATCGAAGCGTGGCTGCTTTTTGAGGAGAAGTTGGGAAAGTTTTATGGGGCCGTACCGATGAGTACCCAAACCCTTCATGATGAGCTGATGGATCTAGATGTGTCCGGGAAGCAAACGGATGAATTCATGCGGGGCCAGGGATATTACAAGCTTTATATGTACGATCAAGCAATCAAAGAATTCGAAGTGTTGATTCAAAGACAACCGGACTTTTTGCTTGCTAGGGTATATTTAGCAATGGGTCATTTGCGCAAAGGGGAGTTTGGAGAAGCGTATCAACACTTCAAGTTCCTGCTGCCCTTGACCGACAATACCAAGATGAAGGCCATTTCGTATAACGCAATGGGCTGCATACAAGTACAAAATCAGAATATGGAAAAAGCCTTTGAATATTTTCAAAAAGCTTATCACACCGATCCTTCTTGCATGGAGCCGCTGATCAATTTGGACGAATCCTAA
- the dinG gene encoding ATP-dependent DNA helicase DinG, protein MKFAVLDFETTGSQPADEIIQVGLVIIDQFQITHRYTSLVKPGISIPSSITTLTGITEDMVADAPSIDQVMADMFPLLFDCVLVAHHAAFDLSFLQKGLTKTGYPPFTGRVLDTMDLLRILFPSISSLQLSMVAGLFGIDHERPHQADSDAEVTAAIWINCMERLLGLPLLTVQRLQHLFENGNSDLGWFLDEICAYKESITSVDMDTNRYFRQFTLNVTDWGDEEDTRSDSDADGLGSSFTDFHQGLKTALREKFEIFEDRESQEQMIREVEKSLEHDQHLMIEAGTGTGKSLGYLIPSIYYGIKYEKKVIISTHTINLQEQLRERDIPLLKEIFPIPFKAAVLKGRSHYLCLRKFETKLTTRDYENGKEDPITAAQMVVWLSETEHGDEEELHFGNKGAQFWYSVASDTDSCLNRMCPWYKKCFYHRARNDANTADVIITNHSLLFTDMKAENRLLPSYKHLVIDEAHHFEEVASKHLGIELHSSAFYHSLLWLYKDNRSGQLPMLRFRLQKSDEQQERAATWSQTIDGLFPKIVKIKEDWDRLSEALYELLSSRSDPSQSENSQYVLRMKPETLPTEWRELLIMEDNIYLNANDLLRTLDKLLNEVKDMQEVFGVQGLVTDLNGTVKELYNHRDALHFFMKMADEGYVYWMEAGTYAKSKSLQLVSVPTDVSGLLQQHFFETKDSIILTSATLSVNKSFQYSADQLGLVIPEDEQSGKLKTIQLPSPFNYREQALVVIPRDFPTIKGAGDPVFINALIESLSDVARITKGRMLILCTSNRMLKQIYAGMKDLLKPHGITVLGQGVDSGNRSKLTRMFQDNKMCVLLGTSSFWEGVDIPGDALSCLAIIRLPFQPPNHPLVEAKCENIKKRNENPFMKFSVPQAVIRFKQGFGRLVRRASDKGIVIIYDTRVIDTYYGKHFLYSLPGPKIEHMTTEQMLPRIEEWMGEA, encoded by the coding sequence ATGAAATTTGCAGTTTTGGATTTTGAAACGACAGGAAGTCAGCCTGCGGATGAAATTATTCAGGTTGGACTCGTCATTATAGATCAATTTCAAATTACTCACAGGTATACTTCTCTGGTCAAACCAGGGATAAGTATACCTTCTTCGATTACAACACTTACAGGGATAACGGAAGACATGGTTGCGGATGCTCCCTCGATTGACCAAGTCATGGCGGATATGTTTCCGCTGTTGTTTGATTGTGTCCTTGTGGCGCACCATGCGGCTTTTGATTTATCCTTTTTGCAAAAAGGACTAACGAAAACGGGATACCCGCCTTTCACAGGACGTGTGCTGGATACGATGGATTTGCTACGCATCTTATTTCCATCTATTTCAAGTCTTCAACTCAGCATGGTGGCCGGCTTATTCGGCATTGATCATGAAAGGCCACACCAAGCGGATAGTGATGCGGAAGTAACAGCGGCCATATGGATTAATTGTATGGAACGGTTGCTGGGTCTGCCGCTTCTTACGGTTCAACGCTTACAACATCTTTTCGAAAACGGCAATAGCGATTTAGGATGGTTCCTCGATGAAATATGCGCATACAAAGAATCTATCACCAGCGTGGATATGGATACGAATCGATATTTCCGGCAATTTACGCTTAATGTCACAGATTGGGGCGATGAGGAGGATACGCGCAGTGACTCCGATGCGGACGGTTTAGGTTCATCTTTTACGGATTTCCATCAAGGATTGAAAACAGCTTTGCGTGAAAAATTCGAGATCTTTGAAGATCGTGAATCCCAAGAGCAGATGATCCGAGAAGTTGAAAAGTCACTCGAGCATGATCAGCATTTGATGATTGAAGCGGGAACAGGAACAGGGAAGTCCCTAGGGTATTTAATACCATCCATTTATTATGGCATCAAGTATGAGAAGAAAGTGATCATCTCTACGCACACGATTAACTTACAAGAACAGCTTCGTGAGCGGGACATTCCTCTCTTGAAGGAGATTTTCCCTATCCCTTTCAAAGCTGCTGTGCTCAAAGGGAGAAGTCATTACTTATGTCTGCGTAAATTCGAAACAAAGCTAACAACTCGTGATTACGAGAATGGCAAGGAAGATCCGATAACGGCAGCACAAATGGTTGTATGGCTAAGTGAGACGGAGCATGGAGATGAAGAGGAGCTGCATTTTGGAAATAAAGGTGCCCAGTTCTGGTATTCGGTTGCAAGTGACACAGATTCTTGTTTGAACCGCATGTGCCCTTGGTACAAAAAATGCTTCTATCATCGCGCTCGGAATGATGCCAATACGGCCGATGTGATCATCACGAACCATTCCCTCCTCTTTACGGATATGAAGGCTGAGAACCGCCTTTTACCGTCTTACAAGCACCTTGTCATTGATGAGGCTCATCACTTTGAAGAAGTGGCCAGTAAGCATCTTGGCATTGAGCTGCATTCTTCCGCATTTTATCATTCGTTGCTATGGCTGTATAAAGATAATCGCAGCGGCCAATTACCGATGCTGCGGTTTCGATTACAGAAATCGGATGAGCAGCAGGAACGCGCGGCCACTTGGAGTCAAACCATTGACGGGCTCTTCCCCAAAATTGTGAAAATCAAAGAGGATTGGGATCGACTCAGCGAAGCGCTCTATGAGCTGCTATCATCTAGGAGTGATCCTTCGCAATCAGAGAACTCACAGTACGTACTTCGGATGAAGCCCGAAACGCTTCCGACCGAATGGCGAGAGCTTCTGATCATGGAAGACAATATTTATTTGAATGCGAATGATTTACTCCGCACGCTTGATAAATTGTTAAATGAAGTGAAGGATATGCAGGAGGTTTTCGGTGTTCAAGGTTTAGTCACCGATTTGAATGGTACGGTAAAGGAACTGTACAACCATCGAGATGCCCTGCACTTTTTTATGAAAATGGCCGATGAGGGTTATGTCTACTGGATGGAAGCCGGCACCTATGCCAAATCGAAGTCACTGCAGCTTGTATCCGTGCCTACCGATGTAAGTGGGCTGCTTCAGCAGCATTTCTTTGAGACTAAGGACAGTATTATTCTGACCTCCGCGACTTTGTCTGTTAATAAATCTTTTCAATATTCAGCGGATCAATTAGGGTTAGTTATCCCTGAGGATGAACAATCGGGCAAGCTGAAAACCATTCAATTGCCATCTCCGTTTAATTACAGAGAGCAAGCTCTTGTCGTGATTCCTCGGGATTTTCCGACGATCAAAGGTGCTGGTGATCCTGTTTTTATCAACGCACTTATAGAGTCGCTTAGTGATGTTGCGCGAATTACCAAAGGGCGTATGTTGATTTTGTGCACTTCGAATCGTATGCTTAAGCAAATTTATGCCGGCATGAAGGATCTCTTAAAGCCGCATGGGATTACCGTGCTCGGGCAGGGGGTTGACAGCGGTAATCGGAGCAAACTGACCCGGATGTTCCAAGATAACAAAATGTGCGTCCTACTAGGCACCAGCTCGTTCTGGGAGGGTGTCGATATTCCAGGAGATGCGTTAAGCTGTCTTGCTATTATACGTTTGCCGTTTCAACCGCCTAATCATCCTCTTGTTGAGGCGAAATGTGAAAATATTAAAAAACGCAATGAGAATCCATTTATGAAATTTTCTGTGCCACAGGCTGTCATTCGATTTAAACAGGGCTTTGGCCGACTTGTTAGACGAGCATCCGATAAAGGTATCGTTATCATCTATGATACTCGTGTCATTGATACGTATTATGGCAAGCACTTCCTTTATTCATTGCCTGGTCCGAAGATAGAGCATATGACGACTGAGCAAATGTTACCTAGGATTGAAGAGTGGATGGGGGAGGCGTAG
- a CDS encoding redox-sensing transcriptional repressor Rex has protein sequence MKTQKISEAVVRRLPIYLRFLNELAMKNVSTVSSQDLGQKLDLNPAQIRKDLAYFGEFGKKGIGYDIAYLIEKIRQILKLDRHIQVALVGAGNLGRALCNYNTYLRNDMKIVAVFDAMPSKVGESINNLIVQPMHEMKQVLSELGVRIGIITVPANEAQNVANQFVDCGIEAILNFAPVIIKVPPEVRVHHADFTTELQSLAYYLD, from the coding sequence TTGAAAACACAAAAAATATCGGAAGCCGTCGTTCGGAGGCTGCCCATTTATTTACGCTTTCTGAATGAACTTGCGATGAAAAATGTATCGACGGTATCTTCGCAGGATTTGGGTCAAAAGCTTGATCTGAATCCAGCACAGATTCGCAAGGATTTGGCTTATTTTGGGGAATTCGGTAAAAAGGGAATCGGCTATGACATTGCTTACTTAATTGAGAAGATTAGACAGATCCTAAAGTTGGATCGCCATATTCAAGTAGCTCTTGTTGGGGCGGGTAACCTAGGCCGAGCTTTATGCAATTATAATACTTACTTGCGGAATGATATGAAAATTGTCGCAGTTTTTGATGCTATGCCAAGCAAAGTAGGGGAATCGATTAACAATCTAATCGTTCAGCCGATGCATGAGATGAAGCAGGTTTTATCTGAATTAGGCGTTCGCATCGGCATCATTACGGTTCCTGCGAATGAAGCTCAAAATGTAGCCAATCAATTCGTAGACTGCGGGATCGAAGCCATATTGAATTTTGCTCCCGTTATTATTAAGGTTCCTCCGGAAGTGCGTGTGCATCATGCGGATTTTACAACCGAATTGCAAAGTTTAGCGTATTATTTGGATTAG
- a CDS encoding inorganic phosphate transporter, giving the protein MLTYLIVIVVLALLFDFINGFHDTANAIATSISTRALSPRVAIAMAAILNFVGAMVSSEVAKTVGGSIANPAKIENGVEVVIAALLAAIIWNLLTWYLAIPSSSSHTLLGSLAGAVIAGAGINSVNWSGFTQIMIILVLSPIIAFALGYLIMILIKYIIIWSGNRSRSKLNRIFRTLQILSAGLLSYSHGGNDAQKAMGIIVFGLVAAGVQTDLNVPLWVKISAALAMGLGTSIGGWRIIKTVSGKIVKIEPINGFASDLTSSLVIQFSTHWGKPLSTTHVISSAIIGTGSVMRFHEVQWGTVGRMLITWLITIPISIVLAFSIYFVLFRFIF; this is encoded by the coding sequence ATGTTAACTTATTTAATCGTTATCGTTGTGCTTGCTTTACTTTTTGATTTCATCAATGGATTTCACGATACGGCTAATGCGATTGCAACTTCCATTTCCACACGTGCGCTAAGTCCACGTGTAGCCATCGCCATGGCCGCTATTCTTAATTTCGTTGGTGCCATGGTTTCCTCAGAAGTCGCCAAAACCGTTGGTGGAAGCATTGCCAACCCGGCTAAAATTGAAAATGGCGTTGAAGTCGTTATCGCTGCTTTACTTGCTGCTATCATATGGAACTTGTTGACTTGGTATCTTGCGATTCCATCTTCATCTTCTCATACCTTGCTAGGATCTCTAGCTGGTGCAGTTATCGCAGGAGCCGGCATCAACTCGGTGAACTGGAGTGGTTTTACCCAAATTATGATCATTTTGGTTTTATCGCCGATTATTGCTTTCGCGCTTGGTTACTTGATTATGATTTTGATCAAATACATCATTATATGGTCCGGAAACAGATCAAGGTCGAAGCTTAATCGCATTTTCCGTACCCTGCAAATTCTATCAGCTGGATTACTATCCTATTCCCACGGTGGAAACGATGCACAAAAAGCCATGGGTATTATCGTTTTCGGTCTCGTAGCTGCTGGTGTTCAAACCGATCTGAATGTGCCGCTTTGGGTGAAAATTTCTGCCGCTCTTGCCATGGGGCTTGGAACATCCATCGGTGGATGGCGAATTATTAAAACAGTATCCGGGAAGATTGTTAAAATCGAGCCCATCAATGGCTTTGCCTCGGACTTAACGTCATCACTCGTTATTCAGTTCTCTACCCATTGGGGTAAACCATTGTCTACGACGCATGTTATTTCCTCCGCGATTATCGGGACAGGCAGTGTCATGCGCTTCCATGAGGTTCAATGGGGCACCGTTGGCCGTATGCTGATCACTTGGCTTATTACGATTCCAATCAGCATCGTGCTCGCATTTTCGATCTACTTCGTACTATTCAGATTTATTTTCTAA
- a CDS encoding DUF47 domain-containing protein has protein sequence MTTLFTKKNEVDFLQLLIRAAENALQTAQLFRTAMMGDKPPIEYVKAINDLEHAGDSITHEIFKGLNKVFITPIDREDIMVLASKVDDVTDGIEATIARFDYLAVSHTDSYMKEFSAVIVDSCQHMLDAFKLLAKKKYMQIPEHTVAINSLENDGDRLMREGIRQIFITRKDVYEDFKLKEIYERLEETTDACEDVANILDSVVLRYS, from the coding sequence ATGACAACGTTATTCACGAAAAAGAACGAAGTCGATTTCTTGCAACTTCTCATCCGTGCTGCAGAAAACGCATTGCAAACTGCTCAACTATTTCGCACAGCTATGATGGGCGATAAACCGCCTATTGAATATGTAAAAGCGATTAACGATTTAGAGCATGCAGGTGATTCCATTACTCACGAAATTTTTAAAGGTTTAAACAAAGTATTTATTACACCGATTGATCGTGAAGACATTATGGTTCTAGCCTCCAAAGTGGATGATGTAACAGACGGTATTGAAGCTACAATTGCTCGTTTCGACTATCTTGCTGTATCCCATACAGATTCTTATATGAAAGAGTTTTCGGCTGTCATTGTAGACTCTTGCCAACATATGCTGGATGCATTCAAGCTTCTGGCGAAGAAAAAATACATGCAAATCCCCGAGCATACGGTTGCTATTAATTCCCTTGAGAATGACGGAGACCGTTTGATGCGCGAAGGGATTCGCCAAATTTTCATTACACGTAAAGACGTGTACGAAGATTTTAAACTAAAAGAAATTTATGAGCGTTTGGAAGAAACAACGGATGCTTGTGAAGATGTAGCCAATATCCTTGATAGCGTTGTACTTCGCTATTCATAA
- a CDS encoding amidohydrolase — protein MKKTLIMNGFFISNHEAKSSIKGCMVIEGSQITYIGEEIPEPRENYDEIIDGTNKLYMPGLVNTHGHAAMSLLRGYGDDLALQIWLEEKMWPMEAKFNAQDVKWGTQLTILEMVKGGTTTFVDMYDHMNEVAKAVEESGMRGVLTRGIIGLCPPEVQDAKLKEATEFAKNWHGGANGRITTMMSPHAPYTCPPDYIERIVQVAHDLNLPIHTHMSETSREVQGNVEQYGLRPVAHLEKHGVFSRPTLIAHGVHLTDEEISILKQYDVRISHNPGSNLKLASGVARVPELLRAGVKVSLGTDGAASNNNLDMFEEMRLAALIHKGVSGDPLAVPAAEALRMGTKMGAESVWLDNVGLLQAGMKADFIALDIDQPHFLPKTDFVSHIVYSACAKDVVDVCVDGNWIVRKGECLTLDEEKIKREFEQCFDKLIG, from the coding sequence ATGAAAAAAACATTAATTATGAACGGTTTTTTTATCTCAAATCATGAAGCGAAATCGTCTATAAAAGGCTGTATGGTTATAGAGGGCAGCCAGATTACATACATCGGTGAGGAAATACCTGAACCTCGAGAAAATTATGACGAAATCATTGACGGCACGAACAAGCTTTATATGCCTGGTCTTGTGAATACGCATGGTCACGCAGCGATGTCGCTTTTACGCGGATACGGTGACGATCTTGCTCTCCAAATTTGGTTAGAAGAGAAAATGTGGCCGATGGAAGCCAAATTCAACGCCCAAGATGTGAAATGGGGGACGCAATTAACGATTCTAGAGATGGTTAAAGGTGGTACGACAACTTTTGTAGATATGTATGACCATATGAACGAAGTTGCTAAGGCCGTTGAAGAATCGGGTATGCGCGGTGTTCTGACCCGAGGTATTATAGGTCTTTGTCCGCCGGAAGTACAAGATGCTAAATTGAAAGAAGCCACCGAGTTCGCAAAAAACTGGCATGGCGGTGCGAATGGAAGAATCACAACAATGATGTCCCCACATGCACCCTATACATGTCCACCAGACTATATAGAACGAATTGTTCAAGTGGCCCATGATCTAAACCTGCCCATCCATACCCACATGTCGGAGACAAGTCGTGAAGTTCAAGGAAATGTTGAGCAATACGGTTTGAGACCCGTTGCACATTTAGAAAAGCATGGCGTGTTCAGCAGACCGACGCTCATCGCGCATGGTGTTCATCTCACAGATGAAGAAATCAGTATCCTTAAGCAATATGATGTTCGTATTTCCCACAACCCTGGAAGCAATCTGAAGCTTGCAAGCGGTGTTGCCCGAGTTCCTGAACTTTTACGTGCTGGCGTTAAGGTTTCGCTTGGAACGGATGGAGCGGCTTCTAATAATAACTTGGATATGTTCGAAGAAATGAGACTCGCCGCGCTGATCCACAAAGGTGTTTCTGGTGATCCTCTAGCTGTGCCTGCGGCAGAAGCACTTCGCATGGGAACAAAAATGGGTGCAGAATCCGTATGGTTAGACAATGTAGGCCTACTGCAGGCTGGCATGAAGGCAGACTTCATCGCACTGGATATCGACCAACCTCATTTCCTTCCAAAGACGGACTTCGTGTCTCATATTGTTTACTCTGCATGTGCAAAAGATGTAGTTGATGTGTGTGTTGACGGAAATTGGATTGTCCGCAAAGGTGAATGTTTAACATTGGATGAAGAAAAAATTAAACGTGAGTTTGAACAATGCTTCGATAAGCTCATTGGCTAA
- a CDS encoding DUF5590 domain-containing protein: MNAKRTRIITFGVFIILTLGVVLSRFYLNVQNEHWDDKRKAVETAYEKSIMTKATKVDFFYGDEPLQIVYGEDKLGQGVIVWVSDKGIHTEMTAESFPETQVRETVLKKAPEIEIERVLPGKLGNDYVWEVFYKKKENSGTRYFYDYYKFKDGLYMDTYRLSLH; this comes from the coding sequence ATGAATGCGAAGCGAACAAGGATCATAACATTCGGTGTATTTATCATTTTGACACTTGGTGTAGTGCTTAGCCGCTTTTATTTAAATGTTCAGAATGAGCACTGGGACGATAAGCGCAAAGCGGTAGAAACAGCGTATGAGAAAAGTATTATGACAAAAGCAACCAAGGTGGATTTCTTCTATGGAGATGAACCACTTCAAATCGTTTATGGTGAAGACAAGCTGGGTCAAGGCGTTATTGTTTGGGTTTCTGACAAAGGGATACACACCGAGATGACTGCTGAATCGTTCCCCGAAACACAAGTACGAGAAACCGTGCTTAAAAAAGCTCCAGAGATTGAAATAGAACGTGTGCTACCAGGTAAGCTTGGCAATGATTATGTCTGGGAAGTCTTCTATAAAAAGAAAGAAAACAGCGGTACCCGCTATTTCTATGATTATTACAAATTCAAGGATGGACTCTATATGGATACGTACCGACTCAGCCTGCATTAG
- a CDS encoding cation transporter — MKLRLLPVVMSVIISAGVLFGGWFAYTSLAMENPLSDIISKVPGVTSSTMKLDNNQVDIEVSLNPDANLRNVVETIHKEGASIIGKRSLNIDVKSNPSEKLDQWWSKALFEVAQAMETKHYADIPTTLQKYAEGVPTMKVNSEMDQTYVYIRLTDGDATKFIMLPRTSQIGVWPNE; from the coding sequence ATGAAGCTGCGTCTCTTACCTGTCGTCATGAGTGTTATTATCTCTGCTGGAGTTTTATTCGGTGGTTGGTTCGCTTATACAAGCTTAGCTATGGAGAATCCCTTATCTGATATCATTAGCAAGGTTCCCGGTGTAACGAGCTCAACGATGAAACTGGACAATAACCAAGTTGACATAGAAGTTAGTCTAAACCCAGATGCCAATTTAAGAAATGTTGTCGAAACGATTCATAAAGAAGGTGCATCCATTATCGGAAAGCGTTCTTTGAATATAGATGTGAAGAGCAACCCGTCCGAGAAACTGGATCAGTGGTGGTCCAAAGCCTTATTCGAGGTTGCACAAGCAATGGAGACAAAGCATTATGCAGACATTCCAACTACGCTGCAGAAATATGCTGAGGGTGTTCCAACTATGAAAGTAAATAGCGAAATGGATCAAACCTATGTATATATTCGTTTGACAGATGGTGATGCTACCAAATTCATCATGCTACCTAGAACTTCCCAGATAGGAGTGTGGCCGAATGAGTAA